A window of Variovorax paradoxus EPS genomic DNA:
TGGTGGACGAACTCGGCGCCCTGGGCCTCGGCTCGTCGTTCCTGGACGGCGAAATCGTGGTGCTGGGACCCCGTGGTGCGCCCGACTTCAACGCCTTGCAGAACGCCTTCGATCGCGGCCGAGACACACAAGACATCGTGTTCTTCGTGTTCGACGCTCCCTTCTTCGAAGGCCAGGACCTCAGACAGGTGCCGCTGCGCGATCGCCGGCAACTGCTGCACGACTTCCTTGCGGAGAAGGCCAGCGAACACGTCAGGTTCAGTGCCAATTTCGAAGCCGATCCGACGTCGCTGCTTCGCTCGGCCTGCCAGATGGAGATGGAAGGCGTGATCGCCAAGCGCGCCGACGCACCCTACGTTTCCCGGCGCAGCGAAACCTGGCTGAAGCTCAAGTGCAAGCTGCGCCAGGAGTTCGTGATCTGCGGCTACACCGACCGCACCGACGAGGCCGACCAAGTCGGCAGCTTGCTGCTCGGTGTTCACGACGACGGCGGCAAGCTGGCGTCGGTCGGCAGCGTCGGCACAGGCTGGAGCGGCGAGGAAGCCCGTGAGATCAAGCAGAAGCTGCTGCCGCTGGCGGCCGCGAATTCGCCTTTCGAAAAAGGCGACACCAAGCCGGGTCGCTGGTCCAGGCGCAAGGCCGGCAGCGAGCGTTGGGTGAAGCCGCAGTTGCTGGCGGAGGTCAGCTTTGCGGAATGGACGCCCGACGGGCAAATCCGCCATGCCTCGTTCATCGGATTGCGCGATGACAAGCCCGCCAAGGTCATCGTGCGGGAGCGCCCCAAGGCCGTCGGCGCGCCTGCCGCTGCGGCGTCCAGCCGCACGGCCGCCGGCTCGTCGAGCGCTTCGATCACGGTGACGCACGGCGACAGGGTCATCGATGCCACCACGGGCATCACCAAACTGGATCTGGTGCGCTATTACGACTCCGTGGCCGAATTCATCCTGCCGCATCTCAAGGGTCGTCCTTGCTCTTTGGTGCGCGGCCCGACAGGCGTGACCGGACAGCTGTTCTTCCAGAAGCACGGCGAAAAGATCGGCATTCCGGGCATCACCGAACTGCCCGAGAGCCTGTGGCCGGGCCACGCCGCACTGCTGGAGATCGGCAACGCCAAGGCGCTCTCCGGCGCCGCCCAGATGAACGTGATCGAGTTTCATACGTGGAACTCGACAGCGAAGGCGATCGACAAGCCCGACCGCATGGTGTTCGACCTCGACCCCGGCGAAGGGACCGCCTGGGGCCACATCCAGGAAGCGGCGACGCTGGTGCGCGCGATGCTCGAAGCCCTTGGCCTGAAGGCATGGCTGAAAACCAGCGGGGGCAAGGGGCTGCATGTGGTCGTCCCCCTGGCGCCGCGATACGACTACGAGACCGTCAAGGGGTTCTCCCAGGCGATCGTGCAGCACATGGCCAGGACGATCCCGGCGCGCTTCGTGGCCAAGAGCGGCCCGAGCAACCGCGTGGGAAAGCTGTTCGTCGACTACCTGCGCAACGGGCACGGCGCGACGACCGCGGCTGCGTTCTCGGCGCGCGCGCGGCCCGGCCTGGGCGTTTCGATCCCGGTTTCGTGGGACGACCTGGGCAGCCTCAAGAGCGGCTCGCAATGGAATGTTCGAACAGCGCGCGAACACCTGTCTTTCCAGACAGAGGATCCATGGGCCGGCTACTGGAAAACGCGCCAGCCGCTGGCGCAGGCCATGAAGCGACTCGGCTATGAAAAACGCTGACTGAACGAGGACAGGAAAAATCATGAAGCTTTCACATCTCGCACTGACCGTGATCGAAGACCCGCTGCACGACGGTCGCTATCACTGGCTGCTCCTGACGGCCAGCGGCGATGCCGACCAGGTCAAGGAGTTCGACGCGTCGGACAAGTCCTTTGCATCCGCGCACGAAGCCTTCGAGGCGGGCGCCGTGCGGTGGCGACAGGAAATGTCGCGCGAGAACGAAGACGCCGACCCCGTCGGGGATGCCCGCATCGACTGACAGAAATACCCGCATGAGAAGCAGGGCGGAGCGAACCTGGTTCTGCAACTCGGCGTCGGCAGGTTGATACAGATAGATGCGCCGCATTGACGCCTTTGGCCTCTTTTCCACGGCCGAAAAAAATGGCATGTTGATCTGCGTCGCAAAGGAGCCGCCATGCCCACCCCTCGCTCGATCGCTTCCCTGTCGCTCGGCTTCGGCCTGGTGTCGATACCCGTGCGGCTCTACACCGCCACCGAGAGTTCTGCGGCCATTCACTTCAACCTGCTGTCGAAGGAGGGGACGCGGGTGAAGCAGCAGTACGTTTCTGCGCTCAACCCGAAGAAGGTCATTCCCCGCGCGGAAATGGTCAAGGGCTACGAGTTCGATACGGACCGCTTCGTCATCTTCCAGCCCGAGGAGCTGAAAGCGCTGGAGGATGGCGCGAGCCACCTGATCGACATCGTCGCGTTCATTCCGGCCGACGCGGTCGATCCGATCTACTACGACAAGCCTTATTTCCTCGCGCCGGACAAACGCGGCGGCAAACCGTACAACCTGCTGAAGAAGGCGATGCTGACGAGCGGGCGCTGCGCCTTGGCGAAGTGGGCCTGGAAGTCCAAGCAGTACGTGGTCCAGGTGCGTGCCCAGGAGGACGGACTCGTCCTGCAGCAGTTGTTGTATGCGCAGGAGGTGCGCTCCATCCAGGACCTCGGCATCGAGCAGCTCGAACCCTCGGCCGCGGAACTGAAGCTGGCGCTGCAGCTGATCGATCAGATCTCGCAGGACAGCTACGACCCGACGATGTTCGAGGACGAGGAGCAAAAACGCATCCTGGCGGCCATCGACGCAAAGATCGCGGGCCAGGAGATCGTGGCGACCGAACATCCCGAGGACGGCGAATCTTCCGGCCAGGTGATCGATCTGACCCAGATGCTCATGGCGAGTCTCGACCGCAAGGGCGGGGGGGCACACAAGCCGCGGACGATGCCGGCGAAGGGCACTCAGGTGGTGACGCCCATCCGCAAGCCGATCGCCAAGGCCAAGCGCGCCCCCAAGGCTGCTGCAAAGGCGGCCGCACCTGCGCCACGCACGAGAATGAAAAAGTGACGGCGCCCGAGGAATTCCCGCTGTCGCTGCGCAACGTGCTGAATTCGTTCGGCCTGTCGCGCCACACGGTGCTCAAGCTGATCGAGCTCGGTTTCGTTGCCCCGGTGAAGGCGGATGACAACGTCTGGAAATTTTCCTTCCAGGATCTCGTGCTCCTTCGGTCCGCAAATGAATTGCGAGCGGCACGTATTCCCACGCGGCAGATTCTCAAGGCGCTGCGCCAGCTTCGCGCGTCGCTGCCCGAAGATCAGCCGCTGCAGGGCATGCGGATCACGTCCGAAGGGGATCGCGTGACGGTCCGCTTCGGAGACGCGCATTGGGAGCCCCGGACGGGGCAGTTCGTGCTGGATCTTCAGATCAGGTCTGGCGAAAGCCCGCTGCGCTTCTTTCCCTCTAAACCTGGGCCGAGTGTCGGTGCCGTCGCGCTCGATGCGCGTTTTGCCGAGGCTGAAGCGTTGGAAGAAACGGCCCCCAGGATCGCCGAGGCGCTCTACCGAAGCATCCTGGCGGACGATCCCACGTATGCCCACGCGTACCTGAATCTCGGCTTCATGCTCTGCGAATCCGGCGTGTTCGATGCGGCTGCGTCGCTCTACGAAAAAGGGTTGCGGTTCTGTCCCGACGATCCGCTGATGCATTTCAATCTCGCCGTGGCGCTAGAGGGTGTCGCCGACGTGGACGGCGCATTGGCGAGCTACGAAGAAGCCCTGCGGCTGCAGCCGGATCTGCTCGACGCGCATCGGAATGCGGCCCTGCTGTATGCCGACAGCGGGCGGCAACAGATGGCCATCCGGCACTTCAGCGCGTTCCGGCGATTGCAAGCCGGCAAGCAGACGAATTGAAGGAGCGGCCTGCGCGTGTGGTGCGAGGCCGCGAGATTCATCCGGCCTTGGCCGCAGCCACACGGTCCAAAGCCTCCATCGCATCGGCAGGCAACGCCAGCTTCCCTGCGGCCAGGTTCTCGCGCAGATGCGCGACCGACCCGGTGCCGGGAATCAACAGGATGTTGGGCGAGCGGCGCAGGAGCCAGGCCAGCGCCACCTGCATCGGCGTGGCGCCCAAACGCTGCGCGACCTCGGAAAGCCCGGAAGACTGCAGCGGCGTGAAGCCGCCCAGCGGGAAGAAGGGAACATACGGAATGCCGTCGCGCGCCAGGTCATCGATCAGCGCGTCGTCGTTGCGATGCACGAGGTTGTACTGGTTCTGCACGCAGGCGATGCGGCAGATGCCGCGTCCTTCCGCGACCTGTGTGGAGGTGACGTTGCTCAAGCCTATGTGCCGCACGAGCCCTTGGCGCTGCAGATCGGCCAGCGCTGCCAGCGGTGCCTCGATCGATCCTTCGGCCGGGCCGTGCACATCGAACATGATGCGCAGGTTCACCACCTCCAGCACGTCCACCCCGAGGTTGCGCAGGTTGTCGTGCACCGCCTGCGTGAGCTCGGCGGCAGAGAACGCCGGCAGCCAGCCGCCCGTGTCGGAGCGCTTCGCCCCGATCTTGGTGACGATGACGAGGTCTTTCGCGTAGGGCGAGAGCGCCTCGCGGATGAGCTGGTTGGTGATGTGCGGGCCGTAGAAGTCGCTGGTGTCGATGTGATCGACGCCGCTGGCAACCGCTTCGCGCAGCACGGCCAGTGCCGCCTCGCGGTCCTTCGGCGGGCCGAACACGCCGGGGCCGGCGAGCTGCATGGCGCCGTAGCCGAGCCGATGGACGGTGCGGTCGCCGAGGGTGAAAGTGCTGGGGGTCTGCGTGCTGGTCATGTTGGCTTTCCTGGATGTCGTGTCGACGAAGAAGGTGTCGTGAAGCCAGTCTAGGCAGCGGGTCCGTGTTTGATAAGCCGTGATAATCGGCACGGGCTGTGCAGGATTCAGAACAATGAAAGTCGATCTCGGAGATCTCAACGCCTTCGTGGCGGTGGCGGGCGCCAAGGGCTTTCGGGACGGCGCGCGCCTGAGCGGTGGGAGCGCTTCGAGCTTGAGCGAGGCTGTGCGCCGGCTGGAGACGCAGCTCGGCGTTCGCCTGCTGCATCGCACGACCCGCAGCGTGCGCCCCACGGAAGCCGGAGAACGCCTGCTCGAGCGGCTGCGGCCCGCGCTCACCGAGGTCGAGGCGGCGCTCGACGTGGTGAACGGCTTTCGCGACCGGCCGGCGGGCACGCTCAAGCTCAATGTGCCGATCAGCGCCGCGCGACTCGTGCTGCCGTCGATCGTGCCGCCGTTTCTGGCCGCTTACCCGGAAATCTCGCTGGAGGTGATCGCGGAGGACGGCTTCGTCGATGTGCTGGCCGCCGGTTGCGATGCCGGCATTCGCTACGACGAGCGGCTCGAACAGGACATGGTCGCGGTGCCGATCGGCCCGCGCGTGCAGCGTTTCGCGGTGGCCGCAGCACCGTCGTACCTGGACCGCCGCGGCAGGCCCGAGCATCCGCGCGACCTGCTCGGCCATGCCTGCCTGCGCGGGCGCTTCGCCAGCGGGTCGATGCCTCCGTGGGAGTTCGAACGCGATGGCGAAGCCCTGCGCATCGATGTGACCGGCCAGTTGATCGTTCGGATCGGCTCGGCCGCCGATCTCTCGGTCGATGCGGCCATCGCCGGTGCCGGTGTGATCTACCTGTTCGAGGACTGGCTGCGGCCCCATCTCGACAACGGTGCCCTCGAGCCGATCCTGGAGCCTTGGTGGCCGCGTTTCTCCGGCCCCTTTCTCTACTATCCCGGCCGCCGGCTGCTGCCTGCGCCGTTGAGGGCGTTTGTGGATTTCATACAGGGTGGGGGCTGAGTTGCGGGTTGCCATTTCGGCGCCGCCGTAGGCTGAACCATGGGACCCCGCCAAGTAAGCTGGCGCGCAGCTATTTCGCATTCACATTGTTCCGGTATGCCGGAACAAACGCATTCAGAGGCGCGGGTGGCGATTGTTTCGTCATTGCGAAACTAATGGCGACTTTTCAGCTTTCGGCTTATAGTTCCGGAAATACGGAACAATATGGCCCGCACACTTCCTGAATTCCAGCAGAACCTGAGTCCAGCCGCGGCATCCCTCGAGCAGCTCGGCAAGCTCGTGCGAAATCGACGCGCTCAGTCGCGCATGCGCATCGACGACGCTGCGTCCCTCAGCGGAGTCTCCAGCGACTTGCTTTCGCGTTTGGAGAACGGCAAGCCGGTGACCGTGGACAAGCTCATGCTGGTGTTGGAAAGCCTGGGCCTTCGCATGCTCGTCGTGCCCAAGACCGCCATTCCTGTCCTCGAGGCAGCGCTTGACCCCTCCGCGGGCGAGGGGCGGTGATGGACGGGTACATCCTGGACGTCTACGCGGGAGCCGTGCGGGTCGGCACGCTCGGCTATGACCAGGCTCAGGATGCCTTCCACTTCGACTACGGCGCTGCCTGGCGGACGTTGCCAGGCCGGTACCCGCTCTCGCCCCATCTGCCCTTGGAGGGGAGCGCGTCGCCGCAGGCCATCCGCCGTTTCCTGGAGAACCTGCTCCCTGAAGGCGAGGCGCTCGCTGTGGCGGCCACCGATGCGCGCGTGGCGCGCAACAACGTCTTCGGGCTTCTGCGCCACCTCGGACATGAGACCGCTGGCGCGCTGAGCTTTGTCGCTGCCGGCCAAGAGCCGGCCGAGCAAGAGCCACTGCGCCGGCACCTGCCGCTCGAGGAGCTGCAGGCACGGATCGACAACCGCGCGAACGAGCCCTTCAACCGGTGGGACGGCAAAGTGCGCATGTCCATCGCGGGGCATCAAGACAAGCTTCTGGTGGCCGTCGAGGAAGACAGGCTGTTCCTGGTCGACGGGGTGCTGTCGTCCACGCATATCCTCAAACCAGAGCCTGTGCGTGAGGACGCAAGGTGCATGGTGGCCAACGAGCATTTCTGCATGCAATTGACCCATCGCATCAGCATGCGGCGCTGGAAGGCGCCTGGTGCCGCGCACGTGAGCATCCTGCGAGTGCCGTCGCCGGTCTTGAGCATCGAGCGATTCGACCGCCGCAAAACGCCGGACGGCGTCGAGCGGTTGCACGTCATCGACGGGTGCCAGGCGCTGGATCTGTCGGTGAATGCAAAGTACGAGCGCAACGTCGGGGACCAGCCGGAGGTGCGGCACATTCGCGATGGCGCCAGTTTCGAAAAGCTCGGCGCACTCCGGCCCGGGTTCGTCGAACCGGCGCTGGGCATGCAGCGCCTGGTCCTTTGGGCGGTCACGACCCTGCTGTTCGGCAACAGCGATTCGCATGGCAAGAACATCTCGTTCTTCGTCGACCGCACAGGGCTCACGCCCACGCCGCTGTATGACCTGGTGAGCGTCGTGCAGTACGCGGCGTTTCATCACGACCTGGCGATGGCATTCGGGGACGAGTTCGAACTGGATGCAGTGCGTTCGTTCGCGCTTGCCGACTTCTGCATGCGCTTAGGCATCGACCGCAGGTACTTCGCACGCGAGCTGACGCGACTCTGCGATTTCGCACTTCAAGAGGCGCCCGCGCAGGCGGCGGACGCTGCGTACACGGGAGAGGAAGTCGCCTTCGTGCAAGACCTTGCTCAGTTCGTGGCCCGACGGGCGCGGGCCTTGTTGGCCATGGCGCGCGATATCCCGAAATTCACCGCGGATCACTTCTAGTCGTCGGCGTCGCAAGACCAGAGCCGGAGCAGCCGCGCTTTGCAGCAACGCCATGGGGCGGCAGCGGCTCCTCGAGCGAGGGGGAACTGCAAGAACCACAGACGACAGACCGCCGGCTTCGGATGAGAATGGCCGCTGATTTCATCAGCGCACGATTTCAATGAACGACGATCTAGAAGCACGAATTCGCTCCGGCCAGGCATTGTCCGAATCGATGGGCAACTTCCACGTGACCGGGTGGTCGCCCGAGCGCAAGACGGTCCAGGCCGCCTTCACGGTAAGACGCGAGTATTGCCATACGAACGGCACCATCGCCCAGGGCGGATTCATCACCGCCTGGCTCGATGCCGCCATGGCCCATGCCGTGATGCACGACTCGGAGCAGCAGCAGACCGTCTTCAGCCTCGAAATCAAGGTGAGCTTCTATGAAAAGGTCGGCCCGGGCGAGGGGCGGGTCGAAGGGCGGGTGATCAGGCGTGGCAAGCGCATTGCGTTCCTAGAAGCTGCGCTCTACAACCCGGAGGGCAAGTTGGCCGCCGAGGCATCCTCGACCGGAATACTGGCAAGCCTCTAGTGCGTTGACGCCGGCAGCAAATTGCGTGGGACTGATCGGGCCTGCAGCAAGCGGGGCCGGCTGGTCTTCATCAACAACCGCTTCGCACTGCATTCGAGCGACAGCTTCGTCCCCAGCTTCGATGCCAACGCGCGCGCCTTCGGCCTACGCGAATGTCCGCCGCCCGCTGAGCAGGGCCGGCGTGTTCGCGGGCCAAGCTCGGCGCTGAGATCAACCTACAAGGAAAGGCTTTCGCATGAGCGCCAACGACACCCGGCTTTCGGGCCCGATCGCAGAAGAACTGACGCCGCTGGAGATTTCCCAAGGCATTCTCGAAAGCGAAGAGAACCCGAGCGCCTTGCGCGCGGTCACGCCGCTGGAGCGTGCGGCTTCGGGCGAAGGGGAGGGCGGTGAACGGCAGCGCTCGCGCATCGGGCGCTTCCTCTTGAGCCCGGTGGTGCTGGCCGGCGCGGCCGCGACGGGCGTGGGCCTGATCCTGGCGCTGGCCTATGCGAAGAAGACGCCGCGCTCGGAATTGCGCGCGCACTTGCGGACGCTGGGCTCGTTCCGGTTCTGAAGACGACTGAGGACGGTGCGGCGCCAACAGGCGCCGTTTTCTTTTTTCGTCGATGAACGAATCTGCTGCAGGCAACGCCCCGTATTGAAGGCAGCCGTCGCGCATTTCGCGGCGTGCTCGTCACACAACAGGAGCACCTTCATGCAGAGCAAACTTCATCGCCTCGCCGCCGTCACCCTCGCCGTCGCGCTTTCCGCCGGAGCCTATTCGGCGATGGCGGCCAGCGTCATGGTCGGCGGCGCGCCGATGCTGCCCACCAAGGACATCATCGACAACGCAGTCAATTCCAAGGACCACACGACGCTGGTGGCGGCCGTCAAGGCGGCGGGCTTGGTCGACACGCTCAAGGGCCCGGGTCCGTTTACTGTGTTCGCGCCCACCAACGCGGCCTTCGCGAAGCTGCCGGCAGGCACCGTCGACACGCTGCTCAAGCCCGAGAGCAAGGATGCGCTGACTGGCGTGCTCACCTACCACGTGGTGTCGGGCAAGCTCGATGCGGCAGAGCTCAAGAAGGAGATCAAGGCCGGCAAGGGTTCCGCAGAACTGAAGACCGTCGCCGGCGGCATGCTCATTGCCAAGAGCAAGGGCGGCAAGATCACGCTCACCGACGAGAAGGGCGGCACCGCCACCGTCACGATCCCGAACGTCTACCAATCGAACGGCGTGATCCACGTGGTCGACAAGGTGCTGCTGCCCAAGTAAGGCCAAGCCGTACCCGCCCCCTGTTCTGTCTTCTTCCAGCGAACACCGCGGAACTGGCTTCGCCAAGCCGCAGGTGTTGCCCCCGGTAGGGGGTGGGAGAAGCGACACGAAGTGCGCGCAGCCTGGGGGCGAGCAACAGTGCTTAAAAAAAAAGCCCGCACGAAGGCGGGCTTGAAGGTGACCTGCTGGAGGAGGGAGGATCAGAGAGGATGCAGGCCACGGGAGAGACCCAACTATGCGTTCCGAAACTGAAAGCCACCTGACCTGTTCGCACTCTCGCCCGTTCCTCATTCCGCGCTAACTCGGTCCGCGCTCAATCAATCCTCGTCTTCCCACTTGCCGATGACCGTGCCGAGCACGACGAACGCGGTGCGGATCGGCTCGTGCTTCGGATTGAGCGGCAGCAGCCATCGCGGGCCGTCCTGCTCCTTGAATTCCTTGAACGTGAGCTTGCCGCCTTCCGTGACCAGCGCAATGACCCGCTCGCCGTCGGCGGGGGTCTTGAGGTTGGTGTCCACGAAGATGATCGAGCCTTCGGGATAGCTCTTCAGCTCGCCGCTGGCCGCGGCCATGCTGTCGCCGTCGACCCGCAACGCATAGGTCTTCTCGGGGCTGTGGTGGGCGATGCAGGGAATCCAGCGGTCGGTCGTGTGCTTGCCCGCGATTTCCCAGTTGGCGGCCTGCGACCATGAAATGAGCGGCACCGTGTCCGGCGTTCCGGGCTTGAAGTACGGCAGTTCCGGCGGTACGCGCACCACCCGGTAGATGGCCGCTGGCTCGTTGGCCTGGTGCTGCGCCTGGCGGATCTGGATGGGGTCCCACGGCGCCGGGCCGTCGCCGGTGTCCAGCCAATTGGGATCGGCCCGGTAGGCGCGGGCCAGGGCCAGCAGGCCTCCGGTGCGAATCGTTGCGCCGCGCTCGATCTTCGAGATGCTTGCCTGTTTCACGCCCGAGACCACTTCGGCCTGTTTCTGCGTCAGTTTGGCGTATTCGCGTGCCGCCTTTGCACGTTTGGCAATAGTCTCCATAGCAGGCCATTTAAGCCTGAATGAATATTACCTCTAGAATTCAAAATATAAAACAGGGAGTATTTTCAATGAAGCCACGCGAGTTGGTGCATGCGTTGCGGGCCATGGGCCTCACGCAAAAGCAGATCCAGGAACGCACCGGGATCCCGCAACCCACGGTCAGCAAGATCGGCCTCGGGAGGGTGCGCGACGTGATGTCGCGCCACTACGTGGCGTTGTTGACCGCCTACGAACATCAAGTGAAGGTGCAGGCCGCCGCTGCGGTGTCGCCGACGCCGGCATCGTTCCACTGGCCCCGCGTCAATGACTGAGCGGTGCGCCGTCCTGTTTCGTCGGGCCTTTGGCTCGACGGCGCACTGTGCGCTTTAGTGGCGCTGCTGTCCACGGCGGCGCTGTTCTACGGGGTCTTGAAAGGCATCCCGGCGGTCACCGGCATGGCGGCGTTCGGGCTGTCCGGGGCGGCCTGGGCCGCGAGCGTGCTGCTGGACGGCGCTAGGCGCCAACGGGCACGTGCTGTGCGGGAGGCGCTAGACCGAGGGTGGCGCTGACGCGCACGCAGTCCTTGATGTGCTGTTCGCCCAGCGCGCGCAGGGCCGCGTAGCCGAGCGCCGCCGACACGAGCTGCCCCGCGATCGGCACGTACTTGGTGGCCTGCTTGGCCGTCAGGCGCACGCCGGCGTGCTTGGCCAGCTTGATCAGCAGGTCGCGCGTCACGAGCCGGCCGACCAGCAGCGCGCCCACGGTAGTAGCAGCCTTCTGGATGCGCTCGCGCTGGTGCGGCGCGAGCTTTTCGACCTGGGTGACCGAGAGCCCGAACTCGGCGCTGATCTGCGGCACCAGCCGCGAGAGCAGGGCCGCATCGGCCGCCCAGTCGATGCCGGGCAGCGGAATCGCGCTGGCCGCCGCCGCCATCAGTGCCTTGCGGCCGATCAGCTTCCGGCTGCGGTGGATGGCCGCGATGATTTTTTCGTCACCATGGGCCAGTTCGATCGCGGACGGCATGCGGCGTGTCTCCTTGATGGGCGGTGCCGGCAGGGTGCCGGCGGGTTCAGGGTCAGGCTGCCAGAGCCTCCAGCTGGTCCGAAAGGGCCAGCCAGCGCTCCTCGAGCTTGGCGATTTCTTCGTTCAGGGCCTTCAGCCGCTTGCCTGCCTCGGCGAGTTCGGCCGGCGCGATCGGCTCGGCCAAGCGGGCTTCCAGCGCAGCCCGTTCGACGCCGGCTGCGGCCAGGCGTTCATCGATCTGGGCAATTTCGCGCTTGATCGGCTTGGCCTGGTCGCTGCGCTGCTGGCGCTCCTGCGCGCTGGGCTTGGCCGTGACGGCTGCCGCAGCCGCAGCAGCTACAGCGCTTTCCGCCTCGCGCACAGCAATCTTGGCCTCTTCACGCAGGCGCTTGGCTTCGTCCAGCAGATAGCGCTGATAGTCATCCAGGTCACCATCGAAGTCGGCGACGACACCGCGGCCCACGAGCCAAAACTCGTCGCACACCGAACGCAGCAGCGCACGGTCGTGGCTCACCAGCATCAGCGTGCCTTCGAACTCGTTGAGCGCCACGGCCAGGGCTTCGCGGGTGGCGAGGTCCAGGTGGTTGGTGGGCTCGTCCAGCAGCAGGAGGTTGGGGCGCTGCCAGACCATCATCGCAAGCACGAGGCGGGCCTTTTCGCCGCCGCTCATGGTGCCCACGGGCTGCTTGACCATGTCGCCGCTGAAATTGAAGCTGCCGAGGAACCCGCGCAGCGCCTGCTCGCCGGTGCTTT
This region includes:
- a CDS encoding XRE family transcriptional regulator, whose protein sequence is MKPRELVHALRAMGLTQKQIQERTGIPQPTVSKIGLGRVRDVMSRHYVALLTAYEHQVKVQAAAAVSPTPASFHWPRVND